One Candidatus Uhrbacteria bacterium genomic region harbors:
- a CDS encoding 30S ribosomal protein S20, translated as MPNLQNAKKALRQSVKHAARNKIVAEELHSLRRNLRKALTGKDAAKAKELAKTLVQKFDKAAKKGIIKKQTAGRLKSRMAQALRALP; from the coding sequence ATGCCAAATCTTCAAAATGCAAAAAAGGCGCTTCGGCAGTCCGTGAAGCACGCCGCACGTAATAAAATCGTCGCCGAGGAACTACACTCGCTTCGCCGCAACCTACGCAAAGCTCTTACCGGTAAAGACGCAGCGAAGGCGAAGGAGCTTGCAAAAACACTTGTGCAGAAGTTTGATAAAGCCGCAAAGAAGGGGATTATCAAAAAGCAAACGGCCGGACGTCTTAAATCGCGGATGGCACAGGCACTCCGGGCGCTTCCGTAA
- a CDS encoding DNA recombination protein RmuC — MNYFEIIIAGLFVSLIVYLLRRTSNQNDPSSSLTILNETVQKLHDRLDQMTESLSNKAVQQFQISQQQQQHSTNIISEVKEKLARLDETNKQVLGFSEQLGQLQDILKNPKQRGILGEYWLETLLSQVLSPKQYKMQHLIGKNEDGEDLIADAAIFVKNYTVPIDAKFSLENYNRAVQEADADRRSQFEREFKLDVKKRIDEAAKYIQPDQGTVPFAFMFVPAEGIFHNLLTSSVGGVAVNQRDLVEYAFQKHVMIVSPTSFYAYLQTVLMGLHALQIEESVGEILKNVGQLERHLKSYEAMHEKVGKHLATAVGAYEDASGEWRKVHKDILRVLPEGAPAIPAPVDDPKVMG; from the coding sequence ATGAATTATTTTGAGATAATCATTGCTGGCCTTTTTGTCTCGCTTATTGTCTATCTTTTACGTCGTACCTCCAACCAAAATGATCCCTCGTCTTCCCTTACGATCCTAAACGAAACTGTTCAGAAGCTTCACGACCGTCTTGACCAGATGACCGAATCCCTCTCCAATAAGGCTGTCCAGCAGTTCCAAATCTCTCAACAGCAGCAGCAACACAGTACAAATATTATTTCTGAGGTGAAGGAGAAATTGGCAAGGCTAGACGAGACAAACAAACAGGTCTTGGGGTTTTCGGAGCAATTAGGCCAGCTTCAGGACATCCTTAAAAATCCGAAGCAGCGCGGCATTCTTGGTGAATATTGGCTTGAAACTCTCTTGTCGCAGGTGCTCTCTCCAAAACAGTATAAGATGCAGCACCTGATTGGAAAAAACGAAGATGGGGAGGACCTTATCGCAGATGCCGCAATTTTTGTTAAGAATTACACGGTTCCTATTGATGCAAAATTCTCCCTTGAGAATTATAACCGAGCCGTGCAAGAGGCCGACGCGGATCGAAGATCCCAATTCGAGCGCGAATTTAAGCTTGATGTAAAGAAACGTATTGATGAGGCGGCTAAATACATCCAACCAGATCAGGGGACCGTGCCATTTGCGTTTATGTTCGTCCCGGCAGAAGGGATCTTCCACAATCTTCTCACCTCAAGCGTGGGCGGGGTAGCCGTCAACCAACGCGATCTTGTAGAATATGCTTTTCAAAAGCATGTCATGATTGTCTCTCCGACTTCTTTCTACGCTTATCTGCAAACGGTCCTCATGGGTCTTCATGCTCTCCAGATAGAAGAATCCGTCGGAGAAATTTTGAAGAATGTGGGCCAGCTTGAACGACATCTTAAATCCTACGAGGCAATGCACGAGAAGGTGGGAAAACATCTGGCGACCGCCGTGGGCGCCTATGAGGATGCATCGGGTGAATGGCGGAAAGTACATAAGGATATTCTGCGCGTTCTTCCTGAGGGCGCCCCTGCTATTCCTGCTCCCGTTGACGATCCAAAAGTGATGGGGTAG
- a CDS encoding NUDIX domain-containing protein yields the protein MKYTPNIENIREGKPFYVVAVCFPVDVKNERILLLKRAKTQMIHGGLWAPIGGKLEWSDLTNHAPSRDNGTVEDWLDIVELLLKREAMEEANIKVDDFKYIGSVAYVRPDGMPSVCLKFACRYLDGDIHFPDDFEEARWFACGELEDGESILGVPEEIAISLDSFKMSTTV from the coding sequence GTGAAATACACACCAAATATTGAGAATATTCGCGAGGGGAAGCCATTCTATGTGGTGGCTGTTTGTTTTCCTGTAGATGTTAAAAATGAAAGGATTCTACTGCTGAAACGCGCAAAAACGCAAATGATTCACGGAGGCCTATGGGCCCCAATTGGAGGAAAGCTTGAGTGGTCGGACCTCACAAATCACGCACCAAGTAGAGATAATGGCACTGTAGAGGATTGGCTTGATATTGTTGAACTTCTTCTTAAACGTGAGGCAATGGAGGAGGCAAATATTAAGGTGGACGACTTCAAATATATAGGTTCCGTGGCCTATGTAAGACCTGATGGTATGCCAAGTGTCTGTCTAAAGTTCGCCTGCAGATATTTAGACGGCGACATTCATTTTCCGGATGACTTTGAAGAAGCCCGTTGGTTTGCCTGTGGAGAGCTGGAGGATGGCGAGTCAATTTTAGGAGTTCCTGAAGAGATAGCCATAAGTCTGGACTCATTCAAGATGTCAACGACAGTGTAG
- the holA gene encoding DNA polymerase III subunit delta encodes MVIFVYGEDRFRVQEKVHQLRDHFCRKFPFAIENVVELYEAPHPASFAGVVRTGGLFAKERFVLCKEMVCDLSVEHAKISEGLSHDTIVVFEDAGETKDIEGTAFFQALTGKEGVFAYPFRPMTEAVFSRWARERIAAQGGVIEEAALRELILRTAQDTWRLDTEIKKLIAYAEGGTITVDYVVLLVASSFNDRLFDFLDTMSGPNKQKAVNLLANQRNVGSSDGELFSLCVRQVRLLLCTKDLLEKRPVLSQAELTRELGIHPFVAGKLSRQARNFSRARLLTLHDKAFSLDQETKQGRKDFGLALEEMLVWFTEAPGVPVPSAI; translated from the coding sequence ATGGTAATTTTTGTCTACGGCGAAGACCGATTCCGTGTACAAGAGAAGGTTCACCAGCTCAGGGACCATTTTTGCAGAAAGTTCCCTTTTGCGATAGAGAACGTTGTGGAACTTTACGAAGCGCCTCATCCGGCCTCGTTCGCCGGCGTTGTGCGCACAGGCGGGTTGTTTGCAAAAGAACGCTTTGTTCTTTGTAAAGAAATGGTCTGTGACTTGTCCGTGGAACACGCAAAAATAAGCGAGGGTCTCTCGCATGACACCATTGTTGTTTTTGAAGATGCGGGCGAGACGAAAGACATTGAGGGCACCGCGTTTTTCCAAGCCCTCACGGGCAAGGAGGGGGTATTTGCCTACCCTTTTCGTCCTATGACAGAGGCCGTTTTTTCTCGGTGGGCGCGCGAGAGGATTGCGGCACAAGGCGGGGTGATTGAAGAGGCGGCTCTACGCGAGCTGATCCTCCGCACCGCGCAAGACACGTGGAGACTCGACACAGAAATAAAAAAACTCATTGCCTATGCAGAGGGAGGAACCATCACGGTTGATTATGTGGTCTTGCTTGTCGCAAGTTCCTTCAACGATCGTCTTTTTGACTTTCTCGATACCATGTCGGGACCGAATAAACAGAAAGCAGTAAATCTTTTGGCAAACCAACGGAATGTCGGATCGTCGGACGGTGAGCTCTTCTCTCTGTGTGTGCGGCAGGTGCGCCTGCTGCTTTGCACAAAGGATCTGCTTGAGAAAAGACCCGTCTTGAGTCAAGCGGAACTCACACGCGAACTTGGCATCCATCCATTTGTGGCAGGGAAACTCTCTCGCCAGGCGCGGAACTTTTCGCGTGCGCGCCTTCTGACCCTTCACGATAAAGCTTTTTCTCTTGACCAAGAAACAAAACAAGGCCGAAAAGATTTCGGTCTTGCTCTGGAAGAGATGCTTGTGTGGTTTACGGAAGCGCCCGGAGTGCCTGTGCCATCCGCGATTTAA